From a region of the Panicum virgatum strain AP13 chromosome 2K, P.virgatum_v5, whole genome shotgun sequence genome:
- the LOC120693637 gene encoding uncharacterized protein LOC120693637 — MRFTDEPAPGYTAFPMGTLQVFSVKVAGIKRGLQWPLDVFGFVAVRDSIDKNRKIIFSRTRNNCQTLTEKDRYLVLTGPTRAVVLPPYVTVEVKLTIKGPTESEDKELSFLAVRLFGRQGTRYSYQFRRYKTSKVRTLEFAVGHIVESVEATIFVRVIDGSWPDSCCGQFAAFSTGVREKGFRTIDNQKIVLLDSRREKVLVTSDGEIELSRRVVSVAKRGTLKVYVKSWGWETSKSKKNYCG, encoded by the exons ATGCGTTTTACAGATGAGCCAGCACCTGGTTACACTGCGTTCCCCATGGGCACTCTACAGGTCTTTTCAGTCAAGGTTGCTGGAATAAAAAGGGGCTTACAGTGGCCACTGGATGTGTTTGGTTTTGTCGCCGTACGTGACTCCATTGACAAGAATCGCAAAATTATCTTCAGCCGCACGAGGAACAACTGCCAAACTCTCACTGAAAAG GATCGATATTTAGTACTGACAGGTCCAACCCGTGCTGTTGTGTTGCCGCCTTATGTCACCGTTGAGGTTAAGCTGACAATCAAGGGCCCTACTGAATCCGAGGATAAAGAGTTGAGCTTTCTAGCTGTGCGATTATTTGGTAGACAAGGCACACGATATTCGTACCAGTTTCGCCGTTATAAAACTAGCAAGGTTAGAACTTTGGAGTTTGCAGTTGGCCATATTGTTGAATCTGTGGAGGCCACAATATTTGTGCGTGTCATTGATGGTTCATGGCCAGACAGTTGTTGCGGCCAATTTGCTGCCTTTAGCACTGGAGTTCGTGAAAAGGGTTTCAGAACCATTGATAACCAGAAAATCGTCTTGCTTGATTCTAGACGTGAGAAAGTGCTTGTTACCAGTGATGGCGAGATCGAGCTTTCACGGCGTGTTGTTTCTGTTGCAAAGAGAGGAACGCTGAAGGTTTATGTGAAGTCATGGGGTTGGGAGACAtctaaaagtaaaaaaaattattgcgGATGA
- the LOC120693621 gene encoding protein IMPAIRED IN BABA-INDUCED STERILITY 1-like: protein MGCVASKNAVSVTPAADSSGALRDRSQPRAPVPSGPVPLPVPAAAVSSLRSSSSAARRSSDKVKDDAEEQGKAVVAVPAASRSFRLRSLRKSLEGEQVSAGWPPWLSAVAGEAIQGWIPLKADSFEKLEKVGQGTYSSVFRARDLETGKIVALKKVRFDNFEPESVRFMAREIQILRRLDHPNVMKLEGLITSRLSCSLYLVFEYMEHDLAGLCSSPDIKFTEAQLKCYMNQLLSGLEHCHSRRVVHRDIKGANLLVNNEGILKIADFGLANYFDPSKNHPLTSRVVTLWYRPPELLLGSTHYDAVVDLWSVGCVFAEMFRGKPILQGRTEVEQLHKIFKLCGSPADDYWKKSKLPHATIFKPHHPYPSTLRDVFKEVPENALSLLETLLSVEPYKRGSASGALSSEFFRTKPYACEPWSLPKYTPSKEMDAKLREDALRRKASRGHGTEASKKSSRLSRAAREPCAVPKQINNIEESKTNVNGTKDGTIQDRVKLNGDAKLFADIQPMPVHVRERTRHIKNGSREEVPFSGPLSVSSSSGFAWAKRPQEDRSFARSRTRSSSRGQFPGDADQDSKSQAKENIGLRELPSRDVPISISRVNSKVRDREPHDVAKRAVLKKWSQLERPDSFDSCDTYHSQNFSNAMYLGGTLSSKNSFKGDHDQEEKVEYSGPLLSQSHKIDELLQKHERHIRQVVRTSWFRRGRKVDK from the exons ATGGGCTGCGTCGCGTCCAAGAACGCCGTCTCGGTGACGCCGGCGGCTGACTCGTCCGGCGCGCTCAGGGACCGGAGCcagccgcgcgcgccggtgCCCTCGGGTCCGGTGCCGTTGCCGGTGCCCGCGGCGGCCGTGTCTTCCCTGCGCAGCTCGTCGTCCGCGGCGAGAAGGTCGTCGGACAAGGTCAAGGacgacgccgaggagcaggGGAAGGCCGTCGTTGCCGTGCCGGCCGCGTCCCGGAGCTTCCGGCTGCGGAGCCTGCGGAAGAGCCTGGAGGGGGAGCAGGTGTCGGCCGGGTGGCCGCCGTGGCTCAGCGCCGTCGCCGGGGAGGCCATCCAGGGGTGGATCCCGCTCAAGGCCGATTCCTTCGAGAAGCTGGAGAAG GTTGGGCAAGGCACTTATAGCAGTGTATTCAGGGCACGGGACCTTGAGACAGGAAAGATTGTTGCCCTGAAGAAGGTGCGATTTGACAATTTTGAGCCAGAGAGTGTTAGATTCATGGCAAGGGAGATACAAATATTAAGAAGGCTTGATCATCCAAATGTCATGAAACTGGAAGGCTTGATTACTTCTCGGTTGTCATGCAGCCTTTATCTAGTTTTTGAATACATGGAGCACGATCTTGCTGGACTTTGCTcctccccagacatcaaattcACTGAAGCACAG CTCAAGTGCTACATGAACCAGTTACTGTCAGGGCTGGAGCATTGCCATTCACGTCGTGTAGTTCATCGTGATATCAAGGGTGCAAATCTGCTCGTGAATAATGAAGGGATTCTAAAGATTGCTGATTTTGGTCTTGCTAATTACTTTGATCCGAGCAAAAACCATCCCTTGACCAGCCGTGTTGTTACACTGTGGTACCGACCGCCTGAACTGCTACTAGGTTCAACTCACTATGATGCAGTTGTTGATTTGTGGAGTGTTGGGTGTGTATTTGCTGAGATGTTCCGTGGCAAACCTATATTGCAGGGAAGAACCGAG GTGGAACAACTGCACAAGATTTTTAAGCTATGTGGTTCCCCTGCTGATGATTATTGGAAGAAGTCGAAGTTACCTCATGCAACAATATTTAAACCGCATCATCCATATCCTAGTACCCTTCGAGATGTTTTTAAAGAGGTACCAGAAAATGCATTGAGTTTACTAGAAACTCTTCTGTCGGTGGAGCCCTACAAGCGCGGCTCTGCATCAGGTGCTCTTTCATCTGAG TTTTTCAGGACAAAACCGTATGCATGTGAACCTTGGAGCTTGCCTAAGTATACACCTAGCAAGGAGATGGATGCAAAGTTACGAGAAGATGCGCTCAG gaGAAAAGCCAGCAGAGGGCATGGCACCGAAGCATCCAAGAAGTCCTCAAGGCTCAGCAGAGCTGCAAGAGAACCTTGTGCAGTACCTAAGCAAATAAATAACATAGAG GAGTCCAAAACCAATGTAAATGGAACCAAGGATGGCACAATACAGGATCGTGTGAAACTGAATGGTGATGCTAAGCTATTTGCAGACATACAACCAATGCCTGTCCATGTTAGAGAAAGGACTCGGCATATTAAGAACGGCTCACGGGAGGAAGTCCCTTTCTCTGGGCCATTGAGTGTTTCTTCATCTAGTGGCTTTGCATGGGCCAAAAGACCACAGGAGGATCGCTCTTTTGCTAGATCACGGACAAGATCTAGTTCAAGAGGCCAATTTCCTGGTGACGCCGATCAGGACAGCAAGTCCCAAGCTAAAGAAAACATTGGCCTGAGGGAGCTACCTAGCAGAGATGTACCAATATCAATATCACGGGTCAACTCCAAAGTCCGAGACCGGGAGCCTCATGATGTAGCAAAGCGTGCAGTTCTGAAGAAGTGGTCACAGCTAGAGCGCCCAGATTCATTCGATTCTTGTGACACTTACCACTCTCAGAACTTCTCAAACGCGATGTATCTTGGGGGCACCCTCTCATCAAAGAATAGCTTCAAG GGTGACCATGATCAAGAAGAGAAGGTTGAATACTCAGGCCCTTTGTTGTCCCAGTCACACAAGATCGATGAACTTTTGCAGAAGCATGAGCGCCACATCCGACAAGTCGTTCGAACATCATGGTTCAGGAGAG GAAGAAAGGTGGACAAGTGA